Proteins encoded together in one Meles meles chromosome 7, mMelMel3.1 paternal haplotype, whole genome shotgun sequence window:
- the LOC123947177 gene encoding cytochrome c oxidase assembly protein COX14 isoform X1 has translation MRMFCYPQKFHFQGDNMPSAKQLADIGYKTFSASMMLLTVYGGYLCSARAYRYFQLRSARRRAAEEQKTSGAL, from the exons ATGAGAATGTTCTGCTACCCTCAAAAGTTTCATTTCCAAG GGGACAACATGCCATCTGCCAAGCAGCTAGCTGACATTGGCTACAAGACCTTCTCTGCCTCCATGATGCTCCTCACTGTGTATGGGGGCTACCTCTGCAGTGCACGAGCCTACCGCTATTTCCAGCTGCGCAGTGCCCGGCGCCGGGCTGCAGAAGAACAGAAGACCTCAGGAGCCCTGTAG
- the LOC123947177 gene encoding cytochrome c oxidase assembly protein COX14 isoform X2, producing the protein MPSAKQLADIGYKTFSASMMLLTVYGGYLCSARAYRYFQLRSARRRAAEEQKTSGAL; encoded by the coding sequence ATGCCATCTGCCAAGCAGCTAGCTGACATTGGCTACAAGACCTTCTCTGCCTCCATGATGCTCCTCACTGTGTATGGGGGCTACCTCTGCAGTGCACGAGCCTACCGCTATTTCCAGCTGCGCAGTGCCCGGCGCCGGGCTGCAGAAGAACAGAAGACCTCAGGAGCCCTGTAG